From a region of the Candidatus Omnitrophota bacterium genome:
- a CDS encoding glutamine synthetase beta-grasp domain-containing protein — MAREYLTPTEAAKILNLSRQAVIERIKAGSLYAERVGKRYIIPRNQLPSENETLNIKKPAEIGISLNKKSRKEAIKKVLDKIAKDNIRTIQLWFVDILGILKCVSITQGELKEALDHGKGFDGSSVTGFAEAQESDILALPDPYTFKVLPWTAKDNPIARMFCDILNTDSTPYAGDPRYVLKRSLARAEKLGLTFFVGPELEYFYFKSDKKPEVIDEGSYFELIPNDLADVLRNKTVRILEEMGIEMEATHHEVAPSQHEIDPKYNDALTMADNVMTCKYVIKEIAQQNGVYATFMPKPLFGENGSGMHVHQSLFKGEKNAFFDKKDKHHLSAIAKNFIAGELKHAREISSLTAQWVNSYKRLVSGYEAPVYASWAQKNRTALLRVPLYRPGNEKATRVELRCPDPACNPYLAFAVMLAAGLEGIEKKYEIPAPVEPNIYHMAMEERERRGLTSLPGNLFEAIIETEKSSFVKDTLGEHIFNRFLFNKKKEWEEYRTQITEHEIKKYLPLL; from the coding sequence ATGGCTAGAGAATACTTAACCCCTACTGAAGCAGCTAAGATACTTAACCTATCACGCCAAGCAGTAATTGAACGAATTAAGGCTGGTTCGCTTTATGCTGAACGGGTTGGTAAACGCTACATCATCCCCCGGAATCAACTCCCTTCTGAAAACGAGACTTTAAACATCAAGAAACCAGCTGAAATCGGAATTTCTCTAAATAAAAAATCGCGAAAAGAGGCTATCAAAAAAGTCTTAGACAAAATAGCCAAAGATAACATCAGAACAATCCAACTTTGGTTTGTTGATATCTTAGGAATATTAAAGTGTGTCTCAATAACTCAAGGTGAATTAAAGGAAGCCCTTGATCACGGCAAAGGCTTTGATGGCTCGTCAGTGACCGGATTCGCTGAAGCCCAAGAATCCGATATCCTCGCTTTGCCTGATCCCTATACTTTTAAAGTATTGCCTTGGACAGCAAAAGACAATCCAATTGCCAGGATGTTTTGTGATATTTTAAATACTGACTCAACTCCCTATGCCGGAGACCCCCGTTATGTTCTAAAGCGATCTTTGGCCCGAGCTGAGAAACTGGGGCTTACTTTCTTTGTCGGACCGGAGTTAGAATATTTTTATTTCAAATCCGACAAAAAACCAGAAGTAATCGACGAAGGGTCATATTTTGAACTAATCCCTAATGATCTCGCTGATGTCTTAAGAAACAAAACCGTACGAATACTAGAAGAAATGGGCATTGAAATGGAAGCAACCCACCATGAGGTAGCCCCTTCCCAACATGAAATAGATCCCAAATATAACGACGCCCTTACCATGGCTGATAATGTAATGACCTGTAAATACGTAATCAAGGAAATTGCCCAACAAAACGGGGTTTATGCAACTTTTATGCCTAAACCTCTATTCGGTGAAAATGGCTCTGGCATGCATGTTCATCAATCACTTTTCAAAGGCGAAAAGAACGCCTTTTTTGATAAAAAAGATAAACACCATTTGTCAGCTATAGCTAAAAATTTCATTGCCGGTGAGCTTAAGCATGCGCGAGAAATATCCTCGCTTACCGCTCAATGGGTAAATTCCTACAAAAGATTGGTCTCCGGTTATGAAGCACCAGTCTATGCCTCCTGGGCTCAAAAGAACCGTACTGCTCTATTAAGGGTTCCTCTCTATCGACCAGGCAACGAAAAGGCAACTCGAGTCGAATTGCGCTGTCCAGATCCGGCCTGTAACCCTTACCTTGCTTTTGCCGTAATGCTGGCAGCCGGACTAGAAGGAATCGAAAAAAAATACGAAATTCCTGCACCGGTTGAACCAAACATCTATCATATGGCCATGGAAGAAAGAGAAAGACGAGGATTGACTTCTCTACCGGGGAATCTCTTTGAAGCAATTATCGAAACAGAAAAAAGTAGCTTCGTAAAAGACACCCTCGGTGAACATATCTTCAATCGTTTCTTATTCAATAAGAAGAAAGAATGGGAAGAATACCGTACTCAAATCACCGAACACGAAATTAAAAAGTATTTACCTTTACTTTAA
- the carA gene encoding glutamine-hydrolyzing carbamoyl-phosphate synthase small subunit translates to MKARIALENGIIFQGDCFSGSGERSGEVVFNTSLSGYQEIITDPSYKGQIVLMTYPLIGNYGINPGDVESKKPFLEGFLVRECSRVYSNWRATQSLPDYLTENDVIGIEGFDTRALTRQIRLKGAMKAVISTENCSDQILVKRARESKGLIGIDLVKEVTCKEPWVWSDKGKFKIVVIDCGLKLNSLRKLSERNCKVTVVPASIALDEIFKIKPDGVLLSNGPGDPSAVTYLVDTVKGLIGKVPLFGICFGHQILGQALGGRTYKLKFGHHGGNHPVKDLKTGKVSITAQNHGFCVDINSLDCESIEVTQVNLNDNTLEGLRHKSLPLFSVQFHPESSPGPHDAEYLFDEFISMIKSYA, encoded by the coding sequence GTGAAAGCTCGAATAGCTCTTGAAAATGGAATTATTTTCCAAGGAGATTGCTTCTCTGGTTCGGGGGAAAGGAGTGGTGAAGTAGTTTTCAATACCAGCTTAAGTGGTTATCAGGAGATAATTACCGATCCTTCCTATAAAGGGCAAATTGTTTTAATGACTTATCCTTTAATTGGTAATTATGGAATTAATCCTGGTGATGTTGAATCAAAGAAGCCATTTTTGGAAGGGTTTTTAGTGCGCGAATGCAGCAGGGTTTATAGTAATTGGCGTGCTACCCAGAGCCTTCCGGATTATTTGACTGAGAATGATGTAATTGGCATTGAAGGTTTTGATACTAGAGCCCTTACGCGACAAATAAGACTTAAGGGAGCGATGAAAGCGGTGATTTCAACTGAAAATTGTAGTGACCAAATTTTAGTTAAGCGGGCTAGAGAATCAAAAGGGTTAATCGGTATTGATTTGGTAAAAGAGGTTACCTGTAAGGAGCCTTGGGTTTGGAGTGATAAGGGAAAATTTAAGATAGTTGTTATTGACTGCGGTTTAAAACTGAACAGCTTAAGGAAATTAAGTGAGAGGAATTGCAAGGTAACGGTTGTGCCGGCAAGTATCGCTTTAGACGAAATTTTTAAAATTAAACCTGACGGAGTGTTACTTTCTAATGGTCCGGGAGACCCTTCGGCCGTTACTTATCTTGTTGATACAGTAAAGGGGCTGATCGGTAAAGTTCCGCTTTTTGGAATTTGTTTTGGGCATCAGATACTTGGTCAGGCTTTGGGTGGCAGAACCTACAAACTTAAATTTGGTCATCATGGTGGAAATCATCCAGTTAAGGATTTAAAAACCGGTAAAGTTTCAATAACGGCACAAAATCATGGGTTTTGCGTTGACATTAATTCTTTAGATTGCGAATCAATAGAAGTAACGCAGGTTAACCTTAATGATAATACCCTTGAAGGGTTGCGTCACAAAAGCTTGCCGTTATTTTCAGTTCAATTTCATCCTGAAAGTTCGCCCGGTCCGCATGATGCTGAATATTTATTCGATGAATTCATTTCAATGATAAAGAGTTATGCCTAA
- a CDS encoding NAD(P)/FAD-dependent oxidoreductase: MQQNDITIIGAGVVGLSIASQLSKFNQNIVAIEKNDSFGQESSSRNSEVIHSGLYYRSGSLKAQTCIQGNKLLYQLCLEQGISFKRLGKLVVACNQDEVQKIEAIYDNALNSGVKNLNFLDPAELCRLEPQVRAKKVLFSPNSGIIDSHGLMNFLYNRAKQQGVTFSFLTEVVGIDKQSSGYKVMVKEPNGESFSFESKIVVNAAGLCSDKIAEMAGINIQAENYKLSYCKGQYFRIKKPEKFSIKHLVYPPATKIDLGIHVTPDLVGGLRLGPDAKYISEIDYNIDETDKVNFYNSVKKILPSLELEDLIPDTVGVRAKLQKEDEAFRDFVISEESQKGLPGFINLIGIESPGLTACLAIAERVKIILEKYF, translated from the coding sequence ATGCAGCAGAATGATATTACCATAATTGGAGCCGGGGTCGTTGGCCTAAGCATAGCTTCTCAGCTTTCTAAGTTTAACCAAAATATTGTTGCTATCGAAAAGAATGATTCTTTCGGACAGGAGTCAAGCTCACGAAATTCCGAAGTAATCCATTCCGGCCTCTATTACCGGTCAGGATCGTTAAAAGCTCAAACCTGCATTCAAGGCAACAAGCTTTTGTATCAGTTATGCCTAGAACAAGGCATCTCTTTTAAGCGTTTAGGAAAGTTAGTTGTTGCTTGCAACCAAGATGAAGTTCAAAAAATAGAAGCAATTTATGACAATGCTTTAAATAGTGGAGTTAAGAATTTAAACTTTTTAGATCCAGCCGAATTATGTCGCTTAGAGCCACAAGTTCGAGCCAAAAAAGTCCTTTTTTCTCCTAACTCTGGAATAATAGATTCTCATGGTTTAATGAATTTTCTTTATAATCGAGCTAAGCAACAAGGGGTAACTTTTTCTTTTTTGACTGAAGTTGTTGGAATTGATAAGCAGAGTTCTGGCTATAAAGTTATGGTAAAAGAGCCTAACGGAGAGTCTTTTTCCTTTGAAAGTAAAATAGTAGTTAATGCTGCTGGTCTTTGTTCTGATAAAATAGCAGAAATGGCAGGAATTAATATTCAAGCTGAAAACTACAAACTTAGCTACTGTAAAGGGCAATACTTTAGAATTAAGAAGCCTGAGAAGTTTTCAATAAAGCATTTAGTTTACCCACCGGCAACAAAGATAGACTTAGGTATTCATGTTACTCCGGATCTAGTCGGCGGATTACGCTTGGGTCCGGATGCAAAGTATATTTCAGAAATTGACTACAATATCGATGAAACTGACAAGGTCAATTTTTACAATTCAGTAAAAAAAATCTTACCGTCTTTAGAACTTGAAGATTTAATACCGGATACAGTTGGGGTAAGGGCTAAATTGCAGAAGGAGGATGAAGCTTTCAGGGATTTTGTGATTTCTGAAGAAAGCCAAAAAGGCCTACCGGGTTTTATTAACTTGATTGGCATTGAATCTCCCGGCTTAACCGCTTGCTTGGCTATCGCTGAAAGAGTAAAAATTATTTTAGAAAAGTATTTTTAA
- a CDS encoding CTP synthase: MAKYIFITGGVVSSLGKGIAAAAIGKLLESRGLKVTIIKCDPYINVDPGTMNPFQHGEVYVTDDGAETDLDLGHYERFTNSKLTKDNNITTGKIYYSVISKERHGDYLGKTVQIIPHITDEIKKGIIKVATKQQVDVVIVEIGGTVGDIEGLPFLEAIRQLRLDLGRDYAINIHVTLVPYIKSAGEIKTKPTQHSVGKLREIGIIPDIIVCRTERNLNKEAREKISLFCNVDKEAVVTAIDVKSIYEVPVAFKKEGLDRLIIRLLNLKCPEDNLTDWIKMLKRVKSPTKKVEIAVVGKYIALQDAYKSIYEALVHGAIENNVKLSIKKVDSEDIEKKDALKYLKEVKGILIPGGFGNRGIEGKIKAVKFARENKIPFLGICLGMQTAAIEFARNVCGLKNANSSEFNKNTKYPVISILENQKMLSDKGATMRLGAYDCCLKKKETVYKAYKKEKISERHRHRYEFNNKYRDLMEKAGMIFSGINPQKNLVEIIELKNHPWFVACQFHPEFKSKPDSAHPLFRDFIKAALLKR, encoded by the coding sequence ATGGCAAAATATATTTTTATTACCGGTGGTGTCGTATCGAGTTTAGGCAAGGGGATTGCTGCGGCTGCAATTGGCAAGCTTCTTGAATCCCGGGGGCTTAAAGTCACAATTATCAAGTGTGATCCTTATATTAATGTTGATCCGGGGACCATGAATCCTTTTCAACACGGAGAGGTTTACGTTACCGACGACGGAGCAGAGACTGATTTAGATCTAGGACACTATGAACGTTTTACTAATTCTAAGTTAACCAAAGATAATAATATTACTACTGGAAAAATATATTACTCGGTTATTTCCAAAGAGAGACACGGTGATTATTTAGGAAAAACTGTTCAGATTATTCCTCACATAACCGATGAGATAAAAAAAGGTATTATCAAAGTTGCCACCAAACAGCAGGTTGATGTTGTAATTGTTGAAATCGGAGGGACTGTAGGGGATATCGAGGGACTCCCTTTCCTGGAGGCAATTAGACAGCTGCGACTTGATTTAGGTCGCGACTATGCAATTAACATCCATGTAACATTAGTTCCTTATATAAAGTCGGCCGGAGAGATTAAAACTAAACCGACCCAACATAGTGTTGGTAAACTTCGTGAGATAGGAATTATTCCCGATATTATTGTTTGCAGAACCGAAAGAAATCTCAATAAAGAGGCACGGGAAAAAATTTCTCTTTTTTGTAATGTCGATAAGGAGGCGGTGGTTACTGCTATTGATGTAAAAAGTATTTATGAGGTTCCGGTTGCTTTCAAGAAGGAGGGACTAGACAGGTTAATTATTAGGTTACTTAATCTAAAATGTCCAGAAGATAACTTGACCGATTGGATTAAGATGCTTAAGAGAGTTAAATCTCCGACAAAAAAGGTTGAAATTGCAGTTGTTGGAAAATATATAGCCCTCCAGGATGCCTATAAGTCAATTTATGAGGCCTTAGTCCATGGGGCAATTGAGAATAACGTAAAACTTTCGATAAAGAAAGTTGACTCTGAAGATATTGAAAAGAAAGATGCTTTGAAATATTTAAAAGAAGTTAAAGGAATTTTAATCCCGGGTGGTTTTGGTAACCGTGGCATCGAAGGAAAGATCAAAGCAGTTAAATTCGCCCGGGAAAATAAAATTCCTTTTTTAGGCATATGTTTAGGGATGCAGACGGCAGCAATTGAATTTGCGCGTAATGTTTGTGGACTGAAAAATGCAAATTCTTCAGAGTTTAATAAAAATACTAAATATCCGGTTATTTCAATACTTGAAAATCAAAAGATGCTAAGCGACAAGGGGGCAACGATGCGTTTGGGTGCTTACGATTGTTGCTTGAAGAAAAAAGAGACAGTTTACAAGGCCTATAAGAAAGAAAAAATTTCTGAACGCCATCGACATCGTTATGAGTTTAATAATAAATATAGAGATTTAATGGAAAAGGCAGGTATGATTTTTTCAGGGATTAATCCTCAAAAGAATTTAGTTGAGATAATTGAATTAAAAAACCATCCTTGGTTTGTAGCTTGCCAGTTCCATCCTGAATTTAAATCTAAACCTGACTCTGCTCACCCTTTATTTAGGGATTTCATTAAGGCTGCCTTGCTCAAGCGGTAA
- the purF gene encoding amidophosphoribosyltransferase: MCGIFGVIGHKDASRLAYLGLYALQHRGEESCGVVTYDGRRVRYHKAMGLVGDVFDERAIKALRGDVAVGHVRYSTTGSSISKNIQPFLVNHKKGHIAIAHNGNLTNTSVLRKELEEKGSIFQSTMDSEVIVHLLAKSSNKSTKDKVIEVLSKLAGAYSLTLMVDDVLVGARDPQGFRPLCLGKLDGVYVLASETCALDLIGATYVRDVAPGEVVFIKKDSLESVKPFAKSNQASCIFEYIYFARPDSNIFGNNVYLARKQLGRQLAQECSVDADIVMPVPDSGNYAAMGYAEESGIPLEVGMIRNHYIGRTFIQPSQYIRDFRVRVKLNPIRDVLKGKRIVVIEDSIVRGTTSKSRVRTLREFGAKEIHMRVSCPPIISPCFYGIDFPTKKELIASSRTIEEVKKFIGLDSLEYLSLEGMLKSMPLEKDKFCAACFSGKYPTKIPKKFSKRSLERRR, translated from the coding sequence ATGTGTGGAATATTTGGTGTTATTGGACATAAAGATGCTTCGCGTTTGGCTTATTTAGGATTGTATGCACTTCAGCATCGTGGCGAAGAAAGCTGCGGGGTGGTTACTTATGACGGACGGCGAGTCAGATATCATAAGGCTATGGGTTTGGTTGGTGATGTTTTTGATGAACGAGCAATAAAAGCTCTGCGGGGAGATGTAGCTGTCGGACATGTCCGTTATTCAACGACCGGATCAAGCATTTCTAAAAATATTCAACCTTTCTTGGTTAATCATAAAAAAGGCCACATAGCTATTGCTCATAATGGGAATCTCACCAATACTTCAGTTTTGCGCAAGGAGTTAGAAGAGAAGGGTTCTATTTTCCAAAGCACCATGGATTCAGAGGTGATTGTCCATCTTTTAGCTAAATCGTCCAATAAAAGTACTAAAGATAAAGTTATTGAAGTTCTTTCTAAACTTGCTGGGGCCTATTCGTTAACATTAATGGTGGATGATGTTTTAGTTGGAGCAAGAGATCCTCAGGGATTTCGTCCACTCTGCTTAGGAAAACTTGATGGAGTTTATGTGTTAGCTAGCGAAACATGTGCTTTAGATTTAATTGGTGCTACTTATGTTAGAGATGTTGCCCCGGGTGAGGTAGTATTTATAAAAAAAGATAGTTTGGAGTCGGTAAAGCCATTTGCTAAAAGCAATCAAGCGTCATGTATTTTTGAATATATTTATTTTGCCAGGCCGGATAGCAATATTTTTGGCAACAACGTTTATCTAGCGCGTAAACAGTTAGGTAGACAACTTGCCCAAGAATGCTCGGTAGACGCTGATATAGTGATGCCGGTTCCTGATTCGGGAAACTATGCAGCTATGGGTTATGCTGAAGAAAGCGGTATACCCTTGGAGGTTGGCATGATTCGTAATCATTACATTGGACGAACTTTCATTCAACCGTCTCAATATATTAGAGATTTTAGAGTTAGAGTGAAGCTTAATCCGATTAGAGATGTTTTGAAAGGTAAAAGAATAGTAGTTATTGAGGATTCAATTGTTCGAGGAACAACTTCCAAGAGTCGAGTGAGAACTTTACGGGAGTTCGGGGCTAAAGAAATCCACATGCGGGTAAGTTGCCCGCCAATCATATCACCTTGTTTTTATGGGATAGACTTTCCGACAAAGAAAGAGTTAATAGCTTCGAGTCGTACGATTGAAGAGGTTAAAAAATTTATCGGTTTAGACAGTTTGGAGTATCTAAGCCTTGAGGGTATGTTAAAATCTATGCCTTTGGAGAAAGATAAGTTTTGCGCAGCTTGTTTTAGTGGTAAATATCCGACAAAAATTCCTAAAAAGTTTTCTAAACGATCTTTAGAAAGGAGGAGGTAA
- the carB gene encoding carbamoyl-phosphate synthase large subunit, whose translation MPKREDIKKILIIGSGPIIIGQACEFDYSGAQACKALKEEGFKVVLLNSNPATIMTDPQMADATYIEPITPEIVEKIIKKESPDALLPTLGGQTGLNTAMKVFEQGILDRYGVKMIGADCEAIKKAEDREIFKKTMQEIGLDLPKSALAYNIKEAKEAVKAIGLPVIIRPSFTLGGTGGGIATTQKQFEEIAALGLNNSMISEILIEESIVGWKEYELEVMRDKKDNVVIVCSIENFDPMGIHTGDSITVAPTQTLTDKEYQKMRDASIDIIRAIGVETGGSNIQFAVNPKDGRMVVIEMNPRVSRSSALASKATGFPIAKFAAKLAVGYTLDEIKNDITKETPASFEPVIDYCVVKIPRFTFEKFPEAKDILGISMKSVGETMAIGRTFKEALQKGLRGLEIGHTGLDNKSDYKEVSDEKISLRLKEPNASRIFYIKYAIQKGWQLDDIVEQTGIDLWFIDNIKQIVELEEEIKSNKDLNAVFLKKVKQYGFSDRQIADLIGSDELSINKLRKEKGVTATFKLVDTCAAEFEAYTPYYYSTYETEDETRVSQNKKIMILGGGPNRIGQGIEFDYCCCHAAFALREAGFETIMVNSNPETVSTDYDTSDKLYFEPLTFEDVMNIIEKEKPQGVIVQLGGQTPLNLAKKLEAAGAPIIGTAVSSIDRAEDRDKFSELIKDLGLNQPPNGSAISKESARKIAKEIGYPILVRPSYVLGGRSMKIVYDEKSLDQFVKGAVNISGGRPILIDKFLEDAVEVDVDAVSDGKDTVIGGIMEHIEEAGVHSGDSACVIPPHTLSDEIIGTIRKHTHLLAKELKVCGLINIQFAVKGDIVYVLEVNPRASRTIPFVSKVTGVALAKIAARVMVGQTLNEIGFTQEKEIFHCGVKESVLPFSRFSGVDILLGPEMKSTGEVMGIDSSFGASFYKSQVAAGQALPLEGKIFISVKNDDKRSIVFIAKKLKDMKFKILATRGTCKVFRSNDILAKEVGKISEGDGQLLDLIKSGEIKLIINTPSGQRGQSDMKSIRSMAVMYGIPCITTIQGAQAAVNGIESALKGELGVKSIQEYIS comes from the coding sequence ATGCCTAAAAGAGAGGATATTAAAAAAATTTTAATCATTGGTTCTGGGCCAATAATAATTGGTCAAGCTTGCGAGTTTGACTATTCTGGGGCTCAAGCTTGCAAGGCTTTAAAAGAAGAAGGTTTTAAGGTGGTTCTTCTTAACTCTAATCCAGCCACGATCATGACTGATCCACAAATGGCTGATGCAACCTATATTGAACCGATAACTCCCGAGATAGTCGAAAAAATCATCAAGAAAGAGTCTCCGGATGCATTATTACCTACCTTAGGTGGTCAAACCGGGCTAAATACGGCGATGAAGGTTTTCGAACAGGGAATTTTAGACAGGTATGGAGTTAAGATGATTGGTGCCGATTGCGAAGCTATAAAAAAGGCTGAAGACAGGGAAATTTTTAAAAAAACAATGCAGGAGATTGGGCTGGATTTACCTAAGAGTGCCTTAGCTTACAACATCAAAGAAGCAAAAGAAGCGGTTAAAGCCATAGGCTTGCCAGTGATAATTAGGCCCAGCTTTACTCTTGGTGGAACTGGAGGAGGCATCGCTACCACCCAAAAACAATTTGAAGAAATAGCCGCTTTAGGCTTAAATAACAGTATGATTAGTGAAATCCTTATTGAGGAGTCTATCGTTGGTTGGAAAGAGTATGAATTAGAAGTTATGCGTGATAAAAAAGATAATGTAGTTATAGTTTGTTCGATAGAGAATTTTGACCCGATGGGCATTCATACCGGGGACTCAATTACTGTGGCTCCGACTCAAACCTTAACTGATAAAGAATATCAAAAAATGCGCGATGCCTCTATTGATATAATTCGAGCCATCGGCGTTGAAACCGGCGGTTCAAATATTCAATTTGCGGTCAACCCTAAAGATGGAAGAATGGTAGTTATTGAGATGAACCCGAGAGTTTCACGCAGTTCAGCTCTAGCGAGTAAGGCTACTGGTTTTCCGATAGCAAAGTTTGCTGCTAAGCTAGCGGTGGGCTATACCCTGGATGAAATTAAAAACGATATTACTAAAGAAACCCCGGCTTCATTTGAGCCGGTGATAGATTACTGTGTAGTTAAAATTCCCCGTTTTACTTTTGAAAAGTTTCCCGAGGCAAAGGATATTTTGGGGATATCAATGAAGTCAGTCGGAGAAACTATGGCTATTGGTCGAACTTTTAAGGAAGCCCTTCAAAAAGGTTTGCGAGGATTAGAGATTGGCCATACCGGGCTGGACAACAAGTCAGATTATAAAGAAGTTTCCGATGAGAAAATCAGCTTAAGGTTAAAAGAGCCAAATGCCTCAAGAATATTTTATATTAAGTACGCTATTCAGAAAGGCTGGCAGTTGGATGATATTGTTGAACAGACGGGTATAGACCTTTGGTTTATCGATAACATAAAGCAGATTGTTGAGCTTGAGGAAGAAATTAAAAGCAATAAAGATCTAAATGCTGTTTTTTTAAAGAAGGTCAAGCAGTACGGATTTAGTGATCGCCAGATAGCTGATTTGATTGGGTCGGATGAGTTATCGATAAATAAGTTACGAAAAGAAAAAGGCGTTACCGCTACTTTTAAGTTGGTTGATACCTGTGCGGCCGAGTTCGAGGCCTATACACCATATTATTATTCTACTTATGAGACTGAAGATGAGACTAGAGTTTCTCAGAACAAAAAAATAATGATTTTGGGTGGTGGGCCTAATCGTATTGGGCAAGGCATAGAATTTGATTATTGCTGTTGTCATGCTGCGTTTGCGCTTAGGGAGGCTGGATTTGAAACAATTATGGTTAATTCGAATCCTGAGACAGTTTCAACCGATTACGATACATCGGATAAGCTTTATTTTGAGCCATTGACCTTTGAGGATGTAATGAATATTATCGAAAAGGAGAAGCCTCAAGGGGTAATAGTGCAATTGGGCGGTCAGACTCCGCTTAATCTAGCTAAAAAATTGGAGGCGGCTGGTGCGCCAATTATTGGTACAGCAGTATCTTCTATTGACCGAGCCGAGGATAGAGATAAGTTTTCGGAATTAATAAAAGATTTGGGCCTTAACCAACCACCAAACGGATCAGCTATTTCAAAAGAATCTGCCCGAAAGATAGCTAAAGAAATCGGTTATCCAATTTTAGTTAGACCTTCTTATGTATTAGGTGGAAGATCAATGAAGATAGTTTATGATGAAAAATCTTTAGATCAATTTGTCAAAGGGGCAGTTAATATTTCGGGAGGCCGCCCGATATTGATTGATAAATTTTTGGAAGATGCAGTGGAGGTAGATGTGGATGCTGTTTCTGATGGAAAAGATACGGTTATCGGTGGCATTATGGAGCATATTGAGGAGGCTGGTGTTCATTCTGGAGATTCAGCCTGTGTTATTCCGCCACACACGTTGAGTGATGAAATTATAGGGACAATAAGAAAACATACACATCTTTTAGCAAAGGAATTGAAAGTTTGTGGGTTAATTAATATCCAGTTTGCCGTAAAAGGCGATATCGTTTATGTTTTGGAAGTAAATCCGCGGGCTTCAAGAACAATACCTTTCGTGAGTAAAGTTACTGGAGTAGCCTTAGCTAAGATTGCTGCTAGGGTTATGGTTGGTCAGACATTGAATGAAATTGGTTTTACTCAGGAGAAGGAAATTTTCCATTGTGGGGTAAAAGAGTCGGTTTTGCCATTCTCAAGGTTTTCCGGAGTAGACATACTCCTGGGCCCTGAAATGAAGTCAACCGGTGAGGTTATGGGTATAGATAGTTCTTTCGGAGCTTCTTTTTATAAGTCACAGGTAGCAGCTGGTCAAGCTTTGCCGTTAGAAGGAAAAATATTTATAAGTGTTAAAAATGACGATAAAAGAAGTATTGTTTTTATAGCTAAGAAGCTAAAGGATATGAAGTTTAAAATATTGGCAACCAGGGGCACTTGTAAAGTTTTTCGTTCCAACGATATCTTAGCCAAAGAGGTTGGAAAAATTAGCGAAGGCGATGGCCAATTATTGGATTTAATTAAGAGCGGCGAAATAAAATTAATAATAAATACACCTTCTGGCCAAAGAGGTCAGTCAGATATGAAATCGATAAGGAGCATGGCAGTAATGTATGGAATTCCTTGTATCACTACGATTCAGGGTGCCCAGGCAGCAGTTAATGGTATAGAGTCGGCGCTAAAGGGTGAATTAGGAGTTAAATCAATACAGGAATATATTAGCTGA